In Accipiter gentilis unplaced genomic scaffold, bAccGen1.1, whole genome shotgun sequence, the genomic stretch ATTTTGGTTAAACTCACAGAGAGTTCGGCTCTTCATTTGCACAGCCTCCAGGTCACAGAAAGCCTGGATATATTGTGAATTAGAAAccaaagacagacatttctttgtggaaagcattcaaataagtaaaagaaagcaaaaagagcaaagaaaaattagattcaaacccccaaatcaccgtaaaagaaaccagaagaaaggcTGGGCCTATAATGAGATAAGTACTATGCAGAAGACAACAGGTAGTTTATTCCTTCTCAAAAGCatccagtgattagttttctcagggcatccttgatctcatggtttctcatgctgtagatgagggggttcaaggctggaggcaccactgagtacagaactgccaccagcaggtccagggatggggaggagatggaggggggcttcaggtaggcaaacatGCCAGTGCTTACGAACAAGGAGACCACggcgaggtgagggaggcaggtggaaaaggaTTTGTgttgtccctgctcagaggggatcctcagcacagccctgaagatctgcacataggacagcacaatgaaaacaaaacacccaacagcTAAAAAGACACCAACTAcaagtaccccagcttccctgaggtaggcatctgagcaggcaaGCTTGAGGATTttggggatttcacagaagaactggtccacagcattgccttggcAGAATGGTactgaaaatgtattggcagtgtgcagcacagcatagagaaacccactgccccaggcagctgctgccatgtggacacaagctctgctgcccaggagggtcccgtagtgcaggggtttgcagatggcaatgtagcggtcgtaggccatgacagtgagaagaaaatactctgctgagatcaaaaagacaaagagaaagacctgggcagcacatcctgcataggagatggccctggtgtcccagagggagttggccatggctttggggacagtggtggagatggagcccaggtcaaggagggagaggttgaggaggaagaagtacatgggtgtgtggaggcggTAGTCACAGGCTACGGCAGTGATGATGAGGCCGTTGGCcaacagggcagccaggtagatacccaggaagagccagaagtgcaagagctgcagctcccgcgtgtctgcaaatgccaggaggaggaactggttGATGGAactgctgttggacatctgctgcctctgggtgTGGAGCACTGAACAGGGAGGCAAGGGCAGTGACATGTTAGGGCATTATTCTCGGACCAAAATCAAAGCCATTTCTCATAACACATGTTTATCACAATTTTTCCATTTCAACAAGATCTCTGTTCAGCTCTGTGGATGGAGCTCTCGTTGTTGCTGGCTGTGTGTCTCATGAGAAGCAGGACTTGTGTGTACTGGCTGCCAAGGAGTCAGCCCTGCTCCATAGCAGCGGTTTTCATGGAATGGTGTCCATCAGGGGGTCCGTCCTGGTGTTTGAATTGGTCAGATGAAACTATTCATGATGTAAAAGTGTTTGTCAGCATCTGCATTCCCAGGGCTAAGAAACAACAACGAAAACAGTGTTTGATCGAGAGGTGGAGGTTACTGCTCTCCACTATCTCACCTGGTGAATTTCTTGGATTCAGAAACCCTCATCGTTTCTGCATCACTCGGAGAAAATAAAGTGTGTCCTGTGAAGCAAGAGGATTGCCTGTGGCTTATTAGAGAGTGAGGAGAGCTGGTCTGTCACTATGTCTTGTTGCCAGCTACACTGAGATAGCTTCTTTGTGAGATGGAATATAATCACACCCCTGAGTTAACCTGAAAATACTCCAGGAACTCCTGGAGCAGAGTCACCCACTGTCCAACACCAAGTGTCTCTCCTTTTCTCAAGGTATCTGCACCCCACCTCTTGCCAAGGACACACATGGTTCATTtcacaaacccagcagcatttcctCACTCATGGTGTCTCTGTGCTTTTCCATGGGGCATTCAGAAATACCAAAGTGCTATGGGACAGACCTGCATCCTGGAGGGCAGCTCAGAGCTTGGAAGGTCACCCCAAGAAAATAGCCAATGTCCTGATGAGGtatctcaggaagggagagtcagctcatttcctagggaatgacacaggctgcattgcccacagccccacagcttggAGGAAAGCTTGGACAGATGTAaccttgttcccatggacacagctgcatgggaggacctACAAGATCAGTGTGTGGCTCTGCACCGGAAACTGCCACCCAAGAGAAACAGACAGCCAGAACAAGATAACAATAACAATGACAGACTAGTGGCAATCAAGGAAAAATTCAGTGATTGATTGGCtcagagaggcaaggggagaggCAGCTGAAGTCTCAGGAAAGAGTTACCCTTACCCAGCTGTACATGCCACCTCTCAGACACCAATAAAGCCAGGCAGTTGTACACAGTCCCTGTGgtctacttcaggaggctcctgtCAGACTTACTGATCCCTCAGAGTTACAGCTCAGGAGTCTCACTGAGCTGTTCAAGCATGACAAGAGTTGTTCGATTTCTGCTGAAAATATCCAAAGAGTAgtaaactgaaaacacaaactcaggaaagctgcttttgtttatAGCAATCCTTGATTTCACCTTGCCCTGGAAAAGTGCCCTTGAAAATATCTTGGGGGTGATCTGGAGACTGTGAGCAGCCCCgatccacacagcaccctcttgtcagcagaaggaccctgccctgctgcaagtTTATTTTCCACCCACAGCTCCTCCCCTGTCTGCTGTTAGAGATCCCCAGGCAGGCAGAGTACTTACCCTGACCAGCagcagagtccctgccccagcacacagccccctggggtgcagggaccctgctcagaaggacagccctgggcacccctggctgcacacccaccttcacactctgcagccatccccgggtgaaggcagctgacatgccctgtccctctgagggtgcagcagggaagctgtgctccaaagcacATCCTTTTTCTCTACACTGCACAAACGGTGAGAGTTTTCCTGAGAGATCCCATAGGCagtgggatgtgccagctttaggaggtcattccaggaaccacagctgcattgccctgcagcaagacacttaccctgttaagggctgcgaagatttttctccaggtcagctcttCTCAGTCCTCCCACCCGACTGCCTttagcatctctctctgcctcacttctctcccctcggtgcctgcaggcagtgccctcagcgctgctgcgctttgcagaggagctgctcctgggcagagctgtctctcggcagtgctgcctgcttgccctgagctccctgcagcccaggagcccagcccagctcagcagcagaggaccagcccaaggcagccctttctctgccccctctgggctccctcctggtgtccctgggtctccaggggaacctgctgggaaacaggctgaagcaaacactggtgttgcCTCTCTCAGGTAGGGAGAgacacttctttcctgaaataaaattcccCTCTCAGAGACAAAGTTAAACCTGCATgccacatttttttcatattgttaGACAGGATAcccagagagaggcaggcagggatctcctttacCCGTGCTGAGAGAAGGGATCCATGGGTCAATGGAGGCATCTCATCCTGCGTTTCTACTCATGGCATTTGAAGgaggctcagctccctcccatgcacaccacaaagccacaggaggtgggattcctcttgcctcagttcaggtgtgagcaaaatAGACACGTGCATGggagctccttgtctcagctcccatctgaattaatggagagcaaaggcaggagtcagATGTTCAGTCACAAATCCctggtgacatttgaactgccAGAGGTGGTCCAAGACACATGTAGGTAACAGCAAACTGTAATGGAGAAGTTCATAGAGACAGGTAACATTTTGGGAATCCTGTATGATTCTGGTGGGAAATTGCTTTGGCCAAGTGACAGGACAGCTTATGCACAACTAAAGGCtaaaagaaccttttcctactccttatTTCCATGGCACTtgatacaggtattcatatgaatGATTGCAGTCATGTACCATAGTGAGAGGTGAGTCTCTCTCCTTCCCATCAGTTGAATTTACTATACCTCCACTGACTATAATGGCAAGTGTCCCATGTTCATTCCCACATTGCCTAACAGAAATCAGGGCATGTCCTCTATTTAATGTCTGAATACAGGGCCAAAGAGCTATACGAGATgccaaggctggcagggacctcacagGAGCTGCAGGAAAGCAATTCCCATTCAGGGTGGGTGGTATATCACAGACACTCCAGACGGCATCACAGAGAGTGCAATTTGGAGCCTGTTTGCCATACActaaagccatcagtcagaggcatcagtcatcagatgccatcagagaggcaaggtctgctccttctccatccaagagctgcaggcattgcatgAACAGGAAGCATGTCACACAGGGGGTTTTACTCACTCCCTTGATGATCCAGTCAATGAAAAGGCCAAGGATTTCCAGTGTTCCTGGATACATCTTGTCTTCAAGAAGAGCATACTCCAAGCacagtaggggtgccaggcctaccgcagagcatcaggtagggataacgggcctaacacggagggtcggGTAAGAATATCTGGTCTACCCTGCGCGCCCATAGgtacatcagcaggtgtaccccagtgaaccagtaacggttcaggtactaccccggagtaccggtgggtataccgatacaaccgcagagaaccggtgggggtaccagtactaccccagaacatcgcgtaggggtgccaggccaacaacagagcatcagttagggataccgggcctaccctgtagggtcaggtagggaggcagggtctaagCCAGCGCGCTcctagggacagctggtgttctctgcctcatcacaaagggttccgttccaacccccatcggtactctggagttggaacggaacccattgtgatgcgccagtaACAAGTGGACACTGCAGATGTTTGCATCTTGACTGCATGTCTCAGCCTGGGAGATGGGGTTTCCCactgtcctcgtttcagctgggatagagttaactgtcttcctagtagctggtacagtgctatgttttgagttcagtacgcaaagaaccttgataacactgatgtttgcagttgttgttcagtagtgtttagactatagtcaaggatttttcagcttctcatgcccagccagcaagaaagctggagggacaaaagaagttggc encodes the following:
- the LOC126036801 gene encoding olfactory receptor 14C36-like, which gives rise to MSNSSSINQFLLLAFADTRELQLLHFWLFLGIYLAALLANGLIITAVACDYRLHTPMYFFLLNLSLLDLGSISTTVPKAMANSLWDTRAISYAGCAAQVFLFVFLISAEYFLLTVMAYDRYIAICKPLHYGTLLGSRACVHMAAAAWGSGFLYAVLHTANTFSVPFCQGNAVDQFFCEIPKILKLACSDAYLREAGVLVVGVFLAVGCFVFIVLSYVQIFRAVLRIPSEQGQHKSFSTCLPHLAVVSLFVSTGMFAYLKPPSISSPSLDLLVAVLYSVVPPALNPLIYSMRNHEIKDALRKLITGCF